The Streptomyces sp. RKAG293 genome includes a region encoding these proteins:
- a CDS encoding MFS transporter — protein sequence MQTLVVPLIPELPELLHASASDASWVITATLLAGAVATPVMGRLGDMYGKRRILLFSLGLLIIGSLICAFTTSLLPMVIGRAFQGGAMGVIPLGISIMRDELPKERMGSAMALMSSSLGIGGALGMPGAAAIAQHFDWHSLFLCSAGLGAAAAALIFFLVPESAVRTPARFDFPGAAGLSAGLVCLLLAVSKGGDWGWGSGTTLGLLGAAVLILLGWGTFELRTTAPLVDLRTTARPQVLLTNLASVLVGFALFAMSIVLPQLLQLPKATGYGLGQSMVAAGLCLAPAGLVMIVISPLSARISAARGPKTSLMLGVAVVAAGYAMGLFLMDTVWEVILVSAVIGTGIALAYAAMPALIMGAVPLSETAAANGLNTLMRSIGTSVSSAVVGVVLAHMTQPFGGVPLPTLNGFRVAFAIACGAGLAALLIAAFIPARHARPQVAASGPAPVSAPADQPA from the coding sequence ATGCAGACCCTCGTGGTCCCGCTGATCCCCGAGCTCCCCGAACTGCTGCACGCCTCCGCCTCCGATGCCTCATGGGTGATCACCGCGACCCTGCTGGCCGGCGCGGTCGCCACCCCCGTCATGGGCCGGCTCGGCGACATGTACGGCAAGCGGCGGATCCTGCTGTTCAGCCTCGGCCTGCTGATCATCGGCTCGCTGATCTGCGCCTTCACCACCTCGCTGCTCCCGATGGTGATCGGCCGGGCCTTCCAGGGCGGCGCGATGGGCGTCATTCCGCTGGGCATCAGCATCATGCGTGACGAGCTGCCCAAGGAGCGGATGGGCTCCGCGATGGCCCTGATGAGCTCCTCGCTCGGCATCGGCGGAGCGCTCGGCATGCCGGGTGCCGCGGCGATCGCCCAGCACTTCGACTGGCACTCGCTGTTCCTGTGCTCGGCCGGGCTCGGGGCGGCGGCCGCCGCGCTCATCTTCTTCCTGGTCCCCGAGTCGGCGGTGCGCACCCCCGCACGGTTCGACTTCCCCGGTGCGGCCGGCCTCTCGGCCGGGCTGGTCTGTCTCCTGCTGGCCGTGTCCAAGGGCGGCGACTGGGGCTGGGGCAGCGGCACCACCCTCGGACTGCTCGGCGCCGCCGTACTGATCCTGCTCGGCTGGGGCACCTTCGAGCTGCGGACCACCGCGCCGCTGGTGGATCTGCGGACCACCGCCCGCCCCCAGGTACTGCTCACCAACCTCGCGTCGGTCCTGGTCGGGTTCGCCCTCTTCGCGATGTCGATCGTGCTTCCGCAGCTCTTGCAGTTGCCCAAGGCGACCGGTTACGGCCTCGGCCAGTCGATGGTCGCGGCCGGGCTGTGCCTGGCCCCCGCCGGGCTGGTGATGATCGTGATCTCGCCGCTGTCGGCCCGGATCTCGGCCGCCCGCGGCCCGAAGACCTCGCTGATGCTGGGGGTGGCGGTCGTCGCCGCCGGTTACGCCATGGGGCTGTTCCTGATGGACACCGTCTGGGAGGTCATCCTGGTATCGGCGGTCATCGGCACCGGCATCGCGCTCGCCTACGCCGCCATGCCCGCGCTGATCATGGGCGCCGTGCCGCTGTCGGAGACGGCGGCCGCCAACGGCCTCAACACTCTGATGCGGTCGATCGGCACCTCGGTCTCCAGCGCGGTCGTCGGCGTGGTGCTCGCCCATATGACGCAGCCGTTCGGCGGCGTGCCGCTGCCCACGCTGAACGGTTTCCGGGTCGCGTTCGCGATCGCCTGCGGGGCCGGCCTCGCCGCCCTGCTGATCGCCGCCTTCATCCCGGCCCGCCACGCCCGGCCGCAGGTCGCGGCCTCCGGCCCGGCCCCGGTCAGCGCGCCGGCCGACCAGCCCGCCTAG
- a CDS encoding SpoIIE family protein phosphatase: protein MSVDSASGNGSGTTAGNGSGAAPLATTGVAALLRLAVICVDPDGRVSYWNRGSEELFGHRWEGVFGHRASGLLTSSGAPRQDTLDLLDDLTHPAWAGSLATTDRDGTVRDVLWWTYRIMEPAGRSLLVIAANAKPLRAGSLRIALGDRLLPYAAEEPAREAREGISVSAQLAPVPDLAHARQLTARLGIVLPRVSTGRLERIMRQVVPLGYPVLRVDGSTELPVLPREYEADGGTLRPARTNRRELLPAPRSGSGASVQATVTPAAGNSAGNSSGGRAAGVRTGADGLTAVPVPAVPVFATPAPGHVLDEQLALLRETGTKVGSTLDLDTTARELCAVTVPRFADFAAILIVDQLFSDTEPPKDDRPSDTVLLRRVAVALNGPSGAWESAVPEGELITLSTDDITPRLNEPILVPVIEPGLAQDLALDLGVPALGPLLPGRSMVVVPLTARGTVLGRMCFLRQPNRRPFDAKDAATAGEIVTRGAVHLDNARLHRFESRAAATLQRSMMPTRPPKIPGVRIAHHYMPGDRQAQVGGDWFDAIQLPGGRVALIVGDVMGHGLISAAVMGQFRTSVITMAALDLPPAQLLRHLDNLAHRLGPEHLATCVYAVYDPIHRNLTLANAGHIPPVLARHDGVSELLQIPKGAPIGVGGVPFETVEIPVPDGSWLVLCTDGLVEVRGQGIDAGLAALCANVIEPQQTPEDVCAQILSRLHSEDRRDDVALLVARFEGIASKDVAQWTLRMDDAEVRTARELTRQQLGIWGLDRLTDVTELLVSELVTNALRVASHDVQLRLMNVGKLLVEVSDDDHNLPQLRRADADDEEGRGLALVSHLSRRWGTSRKAVGKVVWFELPLPG from the coding sequence GTGTCCGTCGATTCTGCCTCCGGAAACGGCAGCGGCACCACCGCCGGCAACGGCTCCGGCGCGGCACCGCTCGCCACCACCGGGGTGGCCGCGCTCCTGCGGCTCGCCGTCATCTGCGTGGACCCCGACGGCCGCGTCTCCTACTGGAACCGCGGTTCCGAGGAGCTCTTCGGCCACCGCTGGGAAGGCGTTTTCGGCCATCGTGCCTCCGGGCTGCTGACCTCCTCCGGCGCTCCGCGCCAGGACACCCTCGACCTGCTGGACGACCTCACCCACCCCGCCTGGGCCGGTTCGCTGGCCACCACCGACCGGGACGGCACCGTTCGCGACGTGCTGTGGTGGACGTACCGCATCATGGAGCCCGCCGGCCGCAGCCTGCTGGTCATCGCCGCCAACGCCAAGCCGCTGCGCGCCGGTTCGCTGCGGATCGCCCTCGGCGACCGCCTGCTGCCGTACGCCGCGGAGGAGCCGGCGCGCGAGGCCCGCGAGGGCATCTCGGTCTCCGCCCAGCTCGCGCCCGTCCCCGACCTGGCGCACGCCCGGCAGCTGACCGCCCGGCTCGGCATCGTCCTGCCCCGGGTGAGCACCGGCCGCCTCGAACGGATCATGCGGCAGGTCGTCCCGCTCGGGTACCCCGTCCTGCGGGTGGACGGCAGCACGGAACTGCCGGTCCTGCCCAGGGAGTACGAGGCGGACGGCGGAACGTTACGCCCGGCCCGCACCAACCGCCGGGAGCTGCTCCCCGCGCCCCGTTCGGGCTCCGGAGCGTCCGTCCAGGCGACGGTCACACCGGCCGCCGGGAACTCGGCCGGCAACTCCTCCGGAGGCCGGGCCGCCGGGGTGCGCACCGGCGCCGACGGCCTCACCGCCGTCCCCGTCCCCGCCGTACCGGTCTTCGCGACGCCCGCTCCCGGCCATGTGCTGGACGAGCAGCTCGCGTTACTCCGCGAGACCGGCACCAAGGTCGGCAGCACCCTCGATCTCGACACCACCGCACGCGAGTTGTGCGCCGTGACCGTCCCGCGCTTCGCGGACTTCGCGGCGATCCTCATCGTCGACCAGCTGTTCTCCGACACCGAGCCGCCGAAGGACGACCGGCCGTCCGACACCGTCCTGCTCCGCCGGGTCGCGGTCGCCCTGAACGGGCCGTCCGGCGCCTGGGAAAGCGCCGTCCCGGAGGGCGAGTTGATCACCCTCTCCACCGACGACATCACCCCGCGCCTGAACGAGCCGATCCTCGTCCCCGTCATCGAACCGGGGCTCGCCCAGGACCTCGCGCTCGACCTGGGCGTTCCGGCCCTCGGCCCGCTGCTGCCCGGCCGTTCCATGGTCGTGGTCCCGCTCACCGCGCGCGGCACGGTCCTCGGCCGGATGTGCTTCCTGCGCCAGCCGAACCGGCGCCCGTTCGACGCCAAGGACGCCGCGACCGCGGGCGAGATCGTCACCCGTGGCGCCGTCCACCTCGACAACGCCCGGCTGCACCGCTTCGAGTCCCGGGCCGCCGCGACGCTGCAGCGCAGCATGATGCCGACCCGTCCGCCCAAGATCCCCGGCGTCCGCATCGCGCACCACTACATGCCGGGCGACCGCCAGGCGCAGGTCGGCGGCGACTGGTTCGACGCGATCCAGCTGCCGGGCGGCCGGGTGGCGCTCATCGTCGGCGATGTGATGGGGCACGGGCTGATCAGCGCCGCCGTCATGGGCCAGTTCCGTACCTCCGTCATCACCATGGCCGCCCTCGACCTGCCGCCGGCGCAGCTGCTGCGGCACCTCGACAACCTCGCGCACCGGCTGGGCCCCGAGCACCTCGCCACCTGCGTCTACGCGGTCTACGACCCGATCCACCGCAATCTGACCCTCGCCAACGCCGGTCACATCCCGCCCGTCCTGGCCCGCCACGACGGGGTCAGCGAGCTGCTGCAGATCCCCAAGGGAGCGCCGATCGGCGTCGGCGGCGTGCCGTTCGAGACGGTCGAGATCCCGGTGCCGGACGGCAGTTGGCTGGTGCTGTGCACGGACGGCCTGGTCGAGGTCCGCGGCCAGGGGATAGACGCGGGTCTCGCCGCCCTGTGTGCCAACGTCATCGAGCCGCAGCAGACTCCGGAGGACGTGTGCGCGCAGATCCTCAGCCGGCTGCACTCCGAGGACCGGCGGGACGATGTCGCCCTGCTCGTCGCCCGGTTCGAGGGCATCGCCTCCAAGGACGTCGCCCAGTGGACGCTGCGCATGGACGACGCGGAGGTCCGCACCGCCCGTGAACTCACCCGGCAGCAGCTCGGCATCTGGGGTCTCGACCGGCTCACGGACGTCACGGAACTGCTGGTCAGCGAGCTGGTCACCAATGCGCTGCGGGTGGCGTCGCACGATGTCCAGCTACGGCTGATGAACGTCGGCAAGCTGCTGGTCGAGGTCAGCGACGACGATCACAACCTGCCGCAGCTGCGGCGGGCCGACGCGGACGACGAGGAGGGCCGCGGCCTGGCGCTCGTCTCGCATCTGTCGCGGCGCTGGGGTACGAGCCGCAAGGCGGTCGGCAAGGTCGTCTGGTTCGAACTGCCGCTACCGGGCTAG
- a CDS encoding MIP/aquaporin family protein — protein sequence MQTQAVPAREATRPAVPPLRRAAAELVGTAALVAVVVGSGIQATRLSQDVGVQLLANVLATALGLWVLITLLAPVSGAHLNPVVTLADWWTARGGPTAYGARTVALYVIAQTSGAIAGSVLADAMFDRPLISWSTHDLSAGHLLLSEVVATTGLVLLVTGLVRSGRTQLAPVAVATYIGAACWFTSSSSFANPAATVGRSFSDTFTGIAPGSLPGFIAAQLTGAVLGLALATALFTPKKP from the coding sequence ATGCAGACACAGGCCGTTCCGGCGCGGGAAGCCACCCGGCCGGCTGTCCCGCCCCTCAGGAGAGCCGCCGCCGAACTGGTCGGCACCGCCGCCCTGGTGGCCGTCGTGGTCGGCTCCGGAATCCAGGCCACCCGCCTCAGCCAGGACGTCGGGGTGCAGCTGCTGGCCAACGTGCTGGCCACCGCCCTGGGACTCTGGGTGCTGATCACCCTTCTCGCCCCGGTCTCCGGCGCGCACCTCAACCCCGTGGTCACCCTCGCCGACTGGTGGACCGCACGCGGCGGCCCGACCGCGTACGGCGCCCGGACCGTGGCCCTGTACGTCATCGCGCAGACCTCCGGCGCCATCGCCGGATCGGTGCTCGCGGACGCCATGTTCGACCGCCCGCTGATCAGCTGGTCCACCCACGACCTGTCGGCGGGGCATCTGCTGCTGAGCGAAGTCGTCGCCACCACCGGGCTCGTGCTGCTCGTCACCGGCCTGGTCCGCAGCGGCCGCACCCAGCTGGCACCCGTCGCCGTCGCGACCTATATCGGCGCCGCCTGCTGGTTCACCTCCTCCAGCTCGTTCGCCAACCCCGCCGCCACCGTCGGCCGCTCCTTCAGCGACACGTTCACCGGAATCGCCCCCGGCTCACTGCCCGGCTTCATCGCCGCCCAGCTGACCGGCGCCGTCCTCGGACTGGCCCTGGCCACCGCGCTCTTCACCCCGAAGAAGCCCTGA
- a CDS encoding DUF2252 domain-containing protein, giving the protein MSELRVPRTTGFARWPHEATARTAGKALRGRVARSAHDHLPAGGDRPGPLGALEASNSGRIEALIPLRVGRMAASPFSFLRGSAGLMAADLVDTPVTGVGAQICGDAHAANFGLYGDARGRLVMDINDFDETLFGPWEWDVKRLAASLVLAGREAGASEDVCRSAAHDAVGAYRRTMRLLAKLPVLDAWNAIAHEELVAHADARDLLGTLEQVSAKARKNTSAKFVARSTELLADGGRRFVDALPVLRRVPDAEAAAVAGALDGYLRTVSEDRLPLLARYAVHDVAFRVVGTGSVGTRSYVVLLLDHLGEPLVLQVKEARASVLRPYVAKAGFDTAAADATATFSAASSNDAHDAPASHEGRRVVHGQKRMQVVSDILLGWTSVDGLPYQVRQFRNRKGSVDPASLEAGLIDDYARMTGALLARAHSHSADPRLIAGYCGKNEELDTAITSFAVAYADRTEADHAELLGAIRTGKVAAELGI; this is encoded by the coding sequence ATGAGCGAGTTGAGGGTGCCGCGGACCACGGGGTTCGCGCGCTGGCCGCACGAGGCCACGGCGAGGACCGCGGGCAAGGCGCTGCGGGGCCGGGTGGCCAGGTCGGCACACGATCATCTGCCGGCCGGCGGGGACCGGCCGGGTCCGCTGGGGGCGCTGGAGGCGTCGAATTCCGGCCGGATCGAGGCGCTGATACCGCTGCGCGTCGGACGGATGGCGGCGAGCCCGTTCTCCTTCCTGCGCGGTTCCGCCGGGCTGATGGCGGCTGATCTCGTCGACACCCCGGTGACCGGTGTCGGCGCCCAGATCTGCGGTGACGCGCACGCCGCGAACTTCGGCCTCTACGGCGACGCCCGCGGCCGGCTGGTCATGGACATCAACGACTTCGACGAGACGCTGTTCGGCCCGTGGGAATGGGATGTGAAGCGGCTCGCGGCGTCGCTGGTGCTCGCCGGGCGGGAGGCGGGCGCGTCCGAGGACGTCTGCCGGTCGGCGGCGCACGACGCGGTCGGCGCGTACCGGCGCACCATGCGGCTGCTGGCCAAGCTGCCGGTGCTGGACGCGTGGAACGCCATCGCGCACGAGGAGCTGGTCGCGCACGCGGACGCGCGCGATCTGCTGGGCACCCTGGAACAGGTGTCGGCCAAGGCGCGGAAGAACACCAGCGCGAAGTTCGTCGCGCGGTCGACGGAGCTGCTGGCGGACGGCGGCCGGCGCTTCGTGGACGCGCTGCCCGTGCTGCGGCGGGTGCCGGACGCGGAGGCGGCGGCGGTCGCCGGGGCGCTGGACGGCTATCTGCGGACGGTGTCGGAGGACCGGCTGCCGCTGCTCGCGCGCTACGCGGTGCACGATGTGGCGTTCCGGGTGGTGGGGACCGGGAGCGTGGGGACCAGGTCGTACGTGGTGCTGCTGCTCGATCACCTGGGGGAGCCGCTGGTGCTCCAGGTGAAGGAGGCGCGGGCGTCCGTGCTGCGGCCGTACGTGGCGAAGGCCGGATTCGACACCGCGGCGGCGGATGCCACCGCCACCTTCTCTGCCGCCTCCTCAAACGATGCGCACGATGCGCCCGCCTCGCACGAGGGCCGGCGGGTGGTGCACGGACAGAAGCGGATGCAGGTGGTCAGCGACATCCTGCTGGGGTGGACGTCGGTGGACGGGCTGCCCTACCAGGTGCGCCAGTTCCGGAATCGGAAGGGGAGCGTGGATCCGGCGTCGCTGGAGGCGGGGCTGATCGACGACTACGCGCGCATGACCGGGGCGCTGCTCGCGCGGGCGCACTCGCACAGCGCGGATCCGCGGCTGATCGCCGGGTACTGCGGCAAGAACGAGGAACTGGACACGGCGATCACGTCCTTCGCGGTGGCGTACGCCGACCGCACGGAGGCCGATCACGCGGAGCTGCTCGGCGCGATCAGGACGGGGAAGGTCGCGGCGGAACTCGGAATCTAG
- a CDS encoding helix-turn-helix domain-containing protein, producing the protein MQRGQQAQAELGAEVCTGVDIALTRVFELLGKRWTGLIVAVLTQRAAYYADLRRSLPKISERMLSDRLSELADAGLVVREVDEGPPLRVTYRLTEAGLGLGPALHELGLWAETYLLGGIDAAGDLEGPCAGAQSSPSRPQQNEIC; encoded by the coding sequence ATGCAACGGGGACAGCAGGCGCAGGCGGAGCTCGGGGCCGAGGTGTGTACGGGCGTCGACATCGCGCTCACGCGCGTCTTCGAACTGCTGGGCAAACGGTGGACCGGGCTGATCGTGGCCGTTCTCACCCAGCGGGCGGCGTACTACGCCGACCTGCGGAGATCCCTCCCCAAGATCAGCGAGCGCATGCTGTCGGACCGGCTGAGCGAGCTGGCCGACGCCGGGCTGGTCGTCCGTGAGGTCGACGAAGGTCCACCGCTGCGCGTGACCTACCGGCTCACCGAGGCCGGCCTCGGTCTCGGCCCGGCCCTGCACGAGCTGGGTCTGTGGGCCGAGACGTACCTGCTGGGCGGCATCGACGCGGCGGGCGACCTGGAAGGGCCGTGCGCGGGCGCGCAATCCAGCCCCTCCCGGCCCCAGCAGAACGAAATCTGCTGA
- a CDS encoding rhodanese-like domain-containing protein, whose translation MFNSQLPAVDAAGVPAEGILLDVRENDEWAAGHAQQALHIPMGEVVSRIAEVPDGGTVHVVCRVGGRSAQVAQYLIAQGVDAVNVDGGMLGWEAAGRPLVSDGDGPAFVL comes from the coding sequence ATGTTCAACTCCCAGCTGCCCGCGGTCGACGCCGCCGGTGTTCCGGCCGAGGGCATCCTGCTGGACGTCCGGGAGAACGACGAGTGGGCGGCCGGGCACGCGCAGCAGGCGCTCCACATCCCCATGGGTGAGGTCGTGAGCCGGATCGCCGAGGTGCCGGACGGCGGCACGGTGCACGTGGTCTGCCGGGTCGGCGGACGGTCGGCGCAGGTCGCCCAGTACCTGATCGCGCAGGGCGTCGACGCGGTGAACGTGGACGGCGGGATGCTCGGCTGGGAAGCGGCCGGGCGGCCGCTGGTGTCGGACGGCGACGGCCCGGCCTTCGTCCTGTAG
- a CDS encoding TerD family protein, with amino-acid sequence MGVSLSKGGNVSLTKEAPGLTAVTVGLGWDVRTTTGTDFDLDASALLVDTTGKVVSDKHFIFFNNLKSPDGSVEHTGDNLTGEGEGDDEAVKVSLATVPPEVDKIVFPVSIYEGESRQQSFGQVRNAFIRVVNQADNNELARYDLTEDASTETAMVFGELYRNGAEWKFRAVGQGYASGLRGIAQDFGVNL; translated from the coding sequence ATGGGTGTCAGCCTCTCCAAAGGCGGCAATGTCTCGCTGACGAAGGAGGCCCCCGGACTGACGGCGGTCACCGTCGGCCTGGGCTGGGACGTGCGCACGACGACCGGCACCGACTTCGACCTGGACGCGAGTGCGCTGCTGGTCGATACGACCGGCAAGGTTGTCTCGGACAAGCACTTCATCTTCTTCAACAACCTCAAGAGCCCGGACGGTTCCGTCGAGCACACCGGCGACAACCTCACGGGCGAGGGCGAGGGCGACGACGAGGCCGTCAAGGTGAGCCTCGCGACCGTTCCGCCCGAGGTCGACAAGATCGTGTTCCCGGTCTCGATCTATGAGGGCGAGAGCCGTCAGCAGAGCTTCGGCCAGGTCCGCAACGCGTTCATCCGTGTGGTGAACCAGGCGGACAACAACGAACTGGCACGTTACGACCTCACCGAGGACGCCTCCACCGAGACCGCGATGGTCTTCGGCGAGCTCTACCGCAACGGCGCGGAGTGGAAGTTCCGGGCTGTCGGCCAGGGCTACGCCTCGGGGCTGCGCGGTATCGCGCAGGACTTCGGCGTCAACCTCTGA
- a CDS encoding MarR family transcriptional regulator produces the protein MLVARHQVMARRDPAGGRLEKSAYLLLTRIEADGAMSIGQLAEAFGLDTSTVNRQTAALLRAGLAERVADPDGGMARKLRITGAGKDRLAADRAVHLEGLGRVLADWTPREIGQFEDVLTRFNRSIEALEGREWPRPESGGAGDA, from the coding sequence ATGCTTGTCGCCCGGCACCAGGTGATGGCCCGCCGGGACCCGGCCGGCGGGCGGCTGGAGAAGTCCGCCTATCTGCTGCTGACCAGGATCGAAGCGGACGGCGCGATGTCCATCGGACAGCTCGCGGAGGCGTTCGGCCTCGACACCTCGACGGTCAACCGGCAGACGGCGGCGCTGCTGCGGGCCGGGCTGGCGGAGCGCGTCGCGGATCCGGACGGCGGAATGGCGCGGAAGCTGCGGATCACCGGTGCCGGCAAGGACCGGCTGGCGGCCGACCGCGCGGTCCATCTGGAAGGCCTGGGCCGGGTGCTCGCGGACTGGACGCCGCGGGAGATCGGGCAGTTCGAGGACGTACTCACCCGGTTCAACCGCAGCATCGAGGCCCTGGAGGGACGCGAATGGCCCCGCCCGGAATCGGGCGGGGCCGGCGACGCGTAA
- a CDS encoding carotenoid oxygenase family protein, translated as MTQQPAAAPHLSGNFAPVAEELTAYDLLVTGSIPPELTGWYLRNGPNPQDAASPHWFFGAGMVHGVRLEGGRATSYRNRWVRTSTFTHGARIYDDQGNLDLTAGPANTHIVRHAGRTLALVEASFPYEIDCRPGHELETVGPYDFGGRLDTPMTAHPKTCPTTGELHFFGYGGLTAPYLTYHRADASGELVVSRPVDVPAHTMMHDFHLTASHVVFMDLPVVFNLQEAMRPGGGMPYQWDPAYGARLGVLRRDDPYGAVRWFPIDPCYVFHGLNAYDEGDGDRIVLHVTRYPHHYAPDLAHRPATLWRWTLDLVTGTVAEEQIDDRPCEFPRVDDRLAGRPARFGHVTTAEGLGRGPVAGALVRYDLRTGGVSSHEFAPGRTPGEAAFAPADDLAGGPGWLLTYVYDAGTGTSDLVILDAEHLAAPPVATIHLPQRVPYGFHGNWLPDQ; from the coding sequence ATGACCCAGCAGCCCGCCGCCGCCCCGCATCTGTCCGGCAACTTCGCCCCCGTCGCGGAGGAACTGACCGCCTACGACCTGCTGGTCACCGGATCGATCCCGCCCGAGCTGACCGGCTGGTACCTGCGCAACGGCCCCAACCCGCAGGACGCCGCCTCCCCGCACTGGTTCTTCGGCGCCGGAATGGTGCACGGCGTCCGCCTCGAAGGCGGCCGCGCCACCTCGTACCGCAACCGCTGGGTCCGTACCTCGACCTTCACCCACGGCGCCCGGATCTATGACGACCAGGGCAATCTGGATCTCACCGCCGGCCCCGCCAACACCCACATCGTCCGGCACGCGGGCCGCACCCTCGCCCTGGTCGAGGCGTCGTTCCCGTACGAGATCGACTGCCGCCCCGGGCATGAGCTGGAGACCGTCGGACCGTACGACTTCGGCGGCCGGCTCGACACCCCGATGACCGCCCACCCCAAGACCTGCCCGACCACCGGGGAGCTGCACTTCTTCGGATACGGCGGGCTCACCGCCCCGTACCTCACGTACCACCGGGCCGACGCCTCCGGCGAGCTGGTCGTCAGCCGCCCCGTGGACGTCCCGGCGCACACGATGATGCACGACTTCCATCTCACCGCCTCCCACGTGGTGTTCATGGATCTGCCCGTGGTCTTCAACCTCCAGGAGGCCATGCGCCCCGGCGGCGGCATGCCGTACCAGTGGGACCCGGCCTACGGCGCCCGGCTCGGCGTGCTGCGCAGGGACGATCCGTACGGCGCCGTCCGCTGGTTCCCGATCGACCCCTGCTACGTCTTCCACGGGCTCAACGCGTACGACGAGGGTGATGGCGACCGGATCGTCCTGCACGTCACGCGCTATCCGCACCACTACGCGCCGGATCTGGCCCACCGGCCCGCCACCTTGTGGCGCTGGACGCTGGACCTCGTGACCGGCACCGTCGCCGAGGAGCAGATCGACGACCGGCCGTGCGAGTTCCCCCGGGTCGACGACCGGCTCGCCGGCCGGCCGGCCCGGTTCGGCCATGTCACCACCGCCGAGGGGCTGGGACGCGGGCCGGTGGCCGGCGCCCTGGTCCGCTACGACCTGCGGACCGGCGGCGTCAGCAGCCATGAGTTCGCGCCCGGCCGCACCCCCGGCGAAGCCGCCTTCGCCCCGGCCGACGACCTCGCGGGCGGCCCCGGCTGGCTGCTCACCTATGTGTACGACGCCGGCACCGGCACCAGTGACCTGGTGATCCTGGACGCCGAGCACCTCGCCGCCCCGCCGGTCGCGACCATCCATCTGCCCCAGCGGGTGCCCTACGGATTCCACGGCAACTGGCTTCCCGACCAGTGA
- a CDS encoding PadR family transcriptional regulator has product MSLRHALLGLLVERPASGYDLMKLFETSLANVWPATQSQVYGELGRLADTGLLEVAAEGPRGRKEYALTDEGLAELRHWLTETEPDRVRRSETLLRVFFLGVLTPVEACAYLGNEASRAADHRASLKELEAAVNWGDDQPSVYGRLALEYGLRFTAMQEEWARWAADQVADRAR; this is encoded by the coding sequence ATGAGCCTCCGCCACGCACTGCTGGGCCTCTTGGTCGAACGTCCGGCCAGCGGCTACGACCTGATGAAGCTGTTCGAGACCTCCCTCGCCAATGTCTGGCCCGCGACCCAGAGCCAGGTCTACGGCGAGCTGGGGCGTCTCGCCGATACGGGCCTGCTGGAAGTGGCCGCGGAAGGACCGCGCGGCCGCAAGGAGTACGCCCTCACCGACGAAGGCCTCGCCGAGCTGCGGCACTGGCTCACCGAGACGGAACCCGACCGGGTGCGCCGCAGCGAAACGTTGCTGCGGGTCTTCTTCCTGGGCGTTCTCACTCCGGTGGAGGCGTGCGCGTACCTCGGGAACGAGGCGTCCCGCGCCGCCGATCACCGGGCCTCGCTGAAGGAGCTGGAGGCGGCGGTGAACTGGGGCGACGACCAGCCCTCCGTCTACGGCCGGCTGGCCCTGGAGTACGGGCTGCGCTTCACCGCCATGCAGGAGGAGTGGGCCCGCTGGGCCGCGGACCAGGTCGCGGACCGCGCGCGCTGA
- a CDS encoding NAD(P)H-dependent oxidoreductase, whose product MPTLLHIDSSAFHEGSVSREVAATFRKEWEAQHPDGTVIYRDLAADPLPHLTADAITAAFVPAADHTPEQRAAHALRETLAGELEQADAVLIGTPMYNFTIPSSLKAWLDQVIIIGRTGGEASTVAGTPVTVVTARGGSYASGTPRESFEFASNYLEKVLTGMLGLEVDFIVPELTLAHVNPAMADLRDQADASRARAHEEAVAKAKALAVRLAA is encoded by the coding sequence ATGCCCACCTTGCTGCACATCGACTCCTCCGCCTTCCACGAGGGCTCCGTCTCCCGCGAGGTCGCCGCGACCTTCCGCAAGGAATGGGAGGCGCAGCACCCGGACGGCACCGTGATCTACCGCGACCTCGCGGCCGATCCGCTCCCCCATCTGACCGCCGACGCCATCACCGCGGCCTTCGTCCCGGCGGCCGACCACACCCCCGAGCAGCGGGCGGCCCACGCCCTGCGGGAGACCCTCGCCGGGGAGCTGGAGCAGGCCGACGCGGTGCTGATCGGCACCCCGATGTACAACTTCACGATCCCCTCCAGCCTCAAGGCATGGCTCGACCAGGTGATCATCATCGGCCGCACCGGCGGCGAGGCGTCCACGGTGGCCGGCACCCCGGTCACGGTCGTGACCGCCCGCGGCGGTTCGTACGCCTCCGGCACCCCGCGGGAGAGCTTCGAGTTCGCCTCGAACTACCTGGAGAAGGTGCTCACCGGCATGCTCGGCCTCGAGGTCGACTTCATCGTGCCCGAGCTGACGCTCGCGCATGTGAACCCGGCGATGGCCGACCTCCGCGACCAGGCCGACGCGTCGCGCGCCCGCGCCCACGAGGAAGCGGTCGCCAAGGCCAAGGCGCTCGCCGTCCGCCTGGCCGCCTGA